Genomic segment of Panicum virgatum strain AP13 chromosome 9N, P.virgatum_v5, whole genome shotgun sequence:
GAAAGAATTAAAGGTTACAGTGTTCATTACACATTGATTACATACCAAATGAAATCTTCTATCACTGTAGGGAGTCAACAGGACTCCATTCAGGCCTTGAAGATTTACCGAACAAAGCCATTATTTTAATaagcttgataactattgttttcaaataaaatagcaGCAATCTTTGAAAGAATGCAAACGAGCTAGGATGACACAAAAGTAGGCATACTAGTCCATATAGCATAATGTGTATCGGTTGTGTTATGCAGAAAATAGCACATAAGAACTTGACTTATGGGTTCAAAGCTAAGCTGGATTGGTGTATGTTACCTTGACGGAGAACGCCCTTTTGATGCAGACCTTGAACGGGAAGAAACAGACCTTGAACGGGATCTAGATGCTGAGCGGCGAGCCCGGGGCGATTTGCTGCAGAATATATTCAATATTAGTTAGTTTATAGACAAGGTTACCAAAGGACATCATGATATGGCAGCATACCTCGGGCTCCTGCTTCTGCTGTAGCTACGACTTGGGCTTCGGCTACGTGAGTAGGAGCGTCCACGCTTGCCATCATATTCCTTCACCTGTAAAAAGTAAGGTGCATGGTTAATAATGGAACTACAGAAGATCATCATCAGGACTAAACTAGTAACATGCAACAAAGCCTACCCTTATATAAGCTCGCCCAAAGGCATTCCTGAATTCAGTATCATCCAGCTTCTTTATCTGCAATTGATTGTCAAAGCCAAGAGCATCAAAAACACAGTTCTAGGACTAAATAGAAGGGATAGAAATAGCAGTGACAGATAGTGAAAGTCCGAGATCAAGTATTGCAGAAGTCAAATAGAAGCGAGCAAGAAAAAAGCTGTAAAATGAAATGTATCACCAAATTGACCAGGCAATGTCATATAGACTTACAGCATATTTCATGTCATCATAGTTTGTGTAGTCCACAATTCCAATGGTGCCTGTAACAAATAGAAATATATGTGAAGAACTTGCCACCAAAATAATATTCCTTACAGAAAGGAAGGATGAGCtatcaatcaaataaaaaacaaaatctTCACAATAGATGATAAGAGACATTAGTATTATGCCATGCAGCATTTATATTGCTAGCACAGCAAGTGGTGGGGCATTTTTAACAGGAGCTTAAGGCATCAATAACCCATCCTAGAATAAGCAGCAATGATGGGTACTTCACAAGTGCGTTCTTTGTAGAACTTCATAAGGATTCATCGAAGAGGTAGTGTAGGATTCCAGACCAAGGGGAGAGAGACTTATTTACGAATGAATTTTTTCCGCCATAGAAATTCTAACTGAGCTAGGCATAGCTATACAACCATACAGGAGACACAGATATTCTTTAGCGGGAATCAAGAACATAGGATGTATGCTGGAATGTCCATATCTGATGTGTGGGAAGCTCACAAATGTCACCAACTAAGAACAAGTCTAATTGCAAATTTTGAAGGCAATATCCTTCAAATCTAGAATTCAATTTTCAATCTGCTTGAGCCATAGGGATTAGGTATGGCAGGTGCATTACTCCAGTAAGGGCAGTAAGGTTTAGTTGTTGTCCCAGTacattttattttgttcatGTGACGCTAGTATGTTTAAATTGTGATACTATGTTTTTTGTTATGTTTCCAAACAAGCTTACACTTTCTTGTTCAAATTGTCATTTGAACTGTTCCTAAATTAATTTTAACAACTAAATAATTACCAATATAGCAActcatattttaaaaaattgtcAGAAACTAGTTCTCTCTGTTCTAGGTGACAGTACTAAAGAAGAGAAACGAAACAAGGTATGGATTGCTTTCTAAGGCCTATGCCACAATGGATGACCAATATGTTGAGGATCTATAGAATTTGTTCTGTGATGCCAATGGCACCCAAAGATTAAGCCCTATTGCTTAGCATCATAAGTACATTTTGCAGGCCTGAGCTTCTAAAGATGTATAATGAATGTTTCATATTCAAAACTGCAATAAAAGCAACAGCTTTAACCAAAATGCAACTTACCACCGCCTTCACGGTACACTTCAGAGAAACAAACATCACCAGCCTTCCGCATATGATCCTGGAAAGAAATATTTAGTGCTAATGAGATGAAAGAATGCAAACTTAGACAAAAACTTGTGGGAGAAGTGTTTGACACGAACCTTCAAATCCTGCCATGATGCAGAAGAAGGCAGTCCAGTGACAAGAACTGTTTGCATTGAATCAAGTTAAGATTGCAGTCATGGAAGAAAAGTAAACATTGATTTTCAAACACGAATCATACCACGATACTCTGAGCGCCTTGACACACCACGTCGGGCTCCACCACCAAAGCCACCTGAACGGTCATATGAGGAAGCATTACTTCTACCACCATGAGCGGGCTCCACCTGTGCACAGCAGTAAAGAGTTAGATCAATAAATTTATCAGAACAGGAGTAGGTAAGCTTATCAAAGCACTACTTAGCTTACTCTTAGGCGGTGTCCATCAAAATTGTATCCATCACGCCCAGCAATTGCATCTTCAGCATCACGAGGATCTTCAAACTACATGATTAGCAAAGTACCTTATATTTGCTGTCTGTGACTCAAATAATCAATCAACCCCAAGGTCATCTTTGAGGGAAAAGATAATCGTGTTATCCAACACATTCAGGTATATATTACCTCAACAAAAGCATAACCAGGTGGCCTCGGGGGGACCTTCAAGTCAATGTCAACAATTCTCCCATACTGCATTCACAAGATTTATAATATTAGACATTTCTTTGCAAAATGTACCACAACTACAAGCACATCCTAAAGCACGTCTTAGCTTGAGCCTTGAGGTTCTACCGTTCCATAGTGAAGTAGAGAACAAACAACTATGTGAACCCCAATAGTACAAGGTTTTCAAAACAATCAGTCTTCTGTGCTCAGTGAGCTCCACAATAGTATGCCAGTGCATCCCATTTCATTAAGGAATTAAATATAGCATACAGCATCACGAGTCTCTAACAAGCACACGGTAACCCAGCCTAGCCTACCACAATATCACAGATTCCTCTCTTTGGTAAGATTAATAAATCGAGATAACGAATTAAATTATTATTAAAAAACCTCACCTTGTAGAAGAGATCCTCCACCTCCCTCTCCCGGATGTCGCCCGGGAGGTTCCCGACGTAGATCGTGCGGCTCCAGCGCCTGCTCATCCTTCCCCGCTGAAAAATTACCAATAAAGTAAAATCAATCAGCAAACCAACCCCCGCCGCATCCGCATCTCCCCAATCTGACCACGGCCCACAAGAGAAGGTTCGAAAATCAAAACAAATCGTGCGAGACGGCGGGGCGTGGGGCATGAATCACCCATGGGACAAGGAGAAGAGTAGATTTGTACCTGAAGACGCGGTGGCCGGAAGGGCGGGtcgaggctagggtttggctgCCGCGGCCGGTAGGTCGAGAGATGTGGGGATGAGAGAGAAGGGGGACGAGGGTTTATGACCACCCGAAGGGAGACCCGGCCACAGACGGCCGGAGCGAGTCAGGTTCGTTCCGATTTCTCGACGGGCCAGTTCGAGCGTGGGGCGAGCCCGTTCGTGACTCTTTGGGCTGCTGGGCCCATTTATATTCTGGGCTCCCATTTTGGGATGGCCAATATTGGAGGCCGCCCTCTTGTCATTCTCTGCCTTCCAAGAATGCCCTCTTGTCACCATAGCAGATGGATGGAAAGATCGCAATTTGGTCAATTTTGTGACTTGCAATGTCTGTGCTTGTTAAATAAAATTCAACTGACGATGTATGCATTTGATCGGTATGTAAAATCCGACAACACCCCTCCACACACATACACACCAACCAAGGTGAAGGTATTTGTCAGTGGCGAAATGATGTCAGTGTCAACTCCTATCTacatcccctccccctcccggaTGTAGATTCAGTGACATTGTCATTGTGACATTTTCGTGACATTAAGTCACTAACACGTGAAATCCATATTCACCGGGTCCACGTGagtcccacacgtcagtgactCAATATCACAAAAAATGTCATCGTGACAATATCACTGAATCtcaaccccccccccaccctcccctcccctcccctcccctctttcCTCACTTATTCTTCGGCAGTTTTCAAACTTGTACCCAGCTAAAAAAACTAGTGAAGAGAAGCATGTGTGATGGTGTGAGGTTTGTCTTGAGTGCCCCCTTGCTCACCTCGTGTGGGTCGAGATAAGGCTAGTAAATGGGGACATGAACACCAAGTCCGGCTAGTCTTATGGGCCCATCAAATTCATCAaacggttggtgttaccaattaGTAAGGAAAATATTTATCTTTCATCTAGAAGTtatgtgtaggtgagatggtaggAAAGGTATACGCGATGTAAGAGATCCTGAGTTCAAATTCTGGCCAACTATTTTTTGACAAAAAGAGCTTTATAACTGTGCACTGAGACTAGCCTTATAACTCCTTTGGTAATCTGCGAGAAATTGGTTTCCAAATTCCAATATCGGAAAAGTATTGGTGCCGAGCAAGTCTTCAACATCTTGCCCTAACAAGACCGCACATTGCATACGCTGCTAGTGAGATCTGCTAGCTCCCATGAGCGACCACCGAAATTCGTGGTGATAAGGCGCAATCTTTATATATTGATCTTCATCAACTCTTCTCATCCTATTTACAAAGCAGATTAGGCGGACTTAGTTTGAGATTTTGGAGTACTCTTTGGGTCTAACATAATCTATActataataaataataataaataaataaataaataaaagatataAAAGATGAAA
This window contains:
- the LOC120689598 gene encoding serine/arginine-rich-splicing factor SR34-like, translating into MSRRWSRTIYVGNLPGDIREREVEDLFYKYGRIVDIDLKVPPRPPGYAFVEFEDPRDAEDAIAGRDGYNFDGHRLRVEPAHGGRSNASSYDRSGGFGGGARRGVSRRSEYRVLVTGLPSSASWQDLKDHMRKAGDVCFSEVYREGGGTIGIVDYTNYDDMKYAIKKLDDTEFRNAFGRAYIRVKEYDGKRGRSYSRSRSPSRSYSRSRSPSKSPRARRSASRSRSRSVSSRSRSASKGRSPSRSPARSKSPNASPANGEAASPKKQSPSRSPSGSRSPDAKPE